From one Humulus lupulus chromosome 8, drHumLupu1.1, whole genome shotgun sequence genomic stretch:
- the LOC133797515 gene encoding trehalose-phosphate phosphatase A-like, with translation MGYQQTPESMCKSKFDEAGETIIGSYASWLAKHPSALENFDEMMNKAKGKDIVVFLDYDGTLSQIVKEPDQAFMSEAMRSAVREVSLYFPTAIVSGRRRDKVFEFVQLENVYYAGSHGMDISTPSGSKKYSDHKFQTRTTDEKGNEVVHFRPAQEFLPKIQEILKALKDKTKGIKGAIVEDNKFCISVHFRQVVDEEDVYILKEMVENLIEAYPNFRIASGKKVMEIRPRIDWDKGRALQYLLGTLDLGTSNNVLPMYLGDDKTDEDAFRVVRRGQGFPIVVSSTPKQTKAAYSLREPSEVMAFLIRLVKWKKSVS, from the exons ATGGGATATCAACAAACTCCGGAATCCATGTGTAAATCAAAATTTGATGAAGCTGGAGAGACTATTATAGGTTCTTATGCTTCATGGCTG GCCAAACATCCATCTGCTTTGGAAAATTTTGATGAGATGATGAACAAGGCCAAGGGAAAAGATATAGTAGTCTTTTTGGACTATGATGGGACTCTCTCCCAAATTGTAAAGGAACCTGATCAAGCATTCATGTCCGAAGCT ATGCGTTCAGCAGTACGTGAAGTTTCTCTATATTTTCCTACTGCAATCGTTTCAGGAAGGCGTCGAGATAAG GTGTTTGAATTTGTTCAATTGGAGAATGTGTACTATGCTGGAAGTCATGGGATGGATATATCAACTCCATCAGGCTCCAAAAAGTATAGTGATCACAAATTTCAAACTAGAACCACTGACGAAAAG GGGAATGAAGTTGTTCACTTTCGTCCAGCTCAAGAGTTTCTTCCTAAGATTCAAGAG ATACTAAAGGCTCTAAAAGATAAGACCAAAGGCATAAAAGGGGCTATTGTTGAAGACAACAAGTTCTGCATCTCTGTTCACTTTCGACAAGTAGTAGATGAAGAG GATGTTTACATACTTAAAGAGATGGTGGAAAATTTGATAGAAGCTTACCCCAACTTCAGAATTGCTTCAGGGAAAAAG GTCATGGAGATTCGTCCGAGAATTGATTGGGATAAAGGTCGTGCCCTACAATATTTGCTAGGCACTCTCGACTTAGGTACCTCTAATAATGTTCTCCCAATGTATTTAGGAGATGACAAAACTGATGAAGATGCTTTCAGG GTTGTACGACGTGGACAAGGCTTTCCTATTGTCGTTTCTTCAACCCCAAAGCAGACTAAGGCTGCATACTCTCTGAGAGAACCAAGTGAGGTCATGGCCTTTTTGATACGGCTAGTGAAGTGGAAAAAAAGTGTTTCATAG